TTCGTCCAGCGCGCTCTTGATCGCCATGATCACCTCGCTCTGGGACTCGCGGAACTCCGCGGGCTGAGAGCTGGTCCACCAGCGAATGTCGAAGTTGATGCTGCTGTCCGCCAGTGCTTCGGCGAATACCTGCAGGGGCCGTTCGCCCTCCACGCTCGCGCACTGGGAGACGGCGCCATGGATCACCCGCTGAGCAGTGGCCAGATCGGTATCGTACGCCACGCCGCAGACGACCCGGGCCCGCCGAACCGGTTCGGCGGTCAGCACCGTTACGGCGTTCTTGAACAGGATGCTGTTGGGCACCAACAACAGCTCGCCATCCAGTGCGCGAATGAGCGTCATGCGAATGGTGACGTCCTCCACGCGCCCGGTGATGCCGTTGCATTCGATGACGTCGCCCATTTCGAAGGGAAAGCGCCACAGAATCAGGATGCCGGCGAAGAAGTTCTCGAAGATGTCCTTGAAGGCGAAGCCGATGGCCACCGATCCGAGGCCAACCACGCCAACCAGCTGGCCGGGCGTGAGCGATGGAAACGCGATGGTGGCGGCCACCGTGATCCCGACCAGCCAAACGGCGATGTAGGACAACTGACGAGCGAGCCCCACCAGGCTGGGACGTTTGTCTGCGCGTTCGAGCAGGCGCTTCACCGAGCGCGCCGTGAGCTTGGCCGCGAAGAACGTTACGAGCACCGCCACCAGCGCGGCTGCCAAGCGTGGCAGGCTGGCGATCAGCTCGTTGCCGAGCTCCGACACCTTGTCGGCGAGAGTGGTCAGGGGACCCAGAGATGCAGCTATCGCTTCGTCGTGCATGGCGCGTTGCCATGCACGCGGCGCGCCGACCTCGGCGCGCTGGAACGGTGGCGCGAGTGAGGCGCGTTGCCCCACCGCGTGCGCTGGCGCACGCTCAGCTACCGAACCAACGACGCCAGAATGGGCCTTCCTTCTTCTCCGGGGGCTTTTGCATGCGTTCCCGTGGCGGCGGCGGGGGCGGCGCTGCCTTGGGCGGGGGCGGAGGCGCCGCGGCGGCCTGCGCTTGCGGCGGTGGGGGCGGGGCGGGCTTTGCCGGCTCTTCGAACAAGGCGTCCAGGCCCCAGGAGCTGGGGTCGACGAAATCTCCGCCGCCAGCTTCCACGCCGGGCGTTCCGAGCTTGGACGGCTCTTCGTCGAAGGCGTCCGCGCCCGAGAACTCGTGGAGGGTCTCGAGGATCAGATCTCCGATGACGCCAGCGCGGTCCTTGCCTTGGGCCTTCCTCTTCTTGTCCCGCTCCTCCGCGGCGGCCCGCACGAGACCCGCGATGTCCAAGTAGATGGCGACGCGGGGCAGGTGTTGCATCACCACACTGAGGTCTCTCGCCATTTCGTCGGCGGTCCGGTAGCGCTGCTCGGGATCCTTCGCCAAGGCGCGGGCGAGCACGCGCACCACGTCCTCGCTGATGTCTGGACGAAACTGTCGCGGGTCGGGGATGTTCGCTTCGCGGACGAGCTTGAACGTCTCCACGTCCGACGCGCCGAGGAACAGGCGGCGGCCGGCCAGCATTTCCCATAGCAGGATGCCGGCCGCGAAGATGTCCACCCGGCGATCCGCTTTTTGGCCCAGCGTCACCTCCGGCGCCAGGTAGCCGAACTTCCCCTTCACGATGTCTTCGTCTTCCGCCGTGAGGTGAGAGCTGGCCTTGGCCAAGCCGAAGTCCACGAGCTTGACCTCACCGAAGCGGGTAATCAGCACGTTGTGGGGCGAGATGTCCCGATGGACGATCTCGAGCGGCCTCCCGGAGTTGTCGCAAGCCTGGTGTGCGTAGGCGAGCCCTTCCGCTACGTCCAAGGCGATGCGGCAGGCGACCTCCACGTGCATGCGCTCCCCGCGCTGATTCAGGAACTCCAGCACGTCCTTGAGGTCCGCGCCGTCCACGTACTCCATCACGATGAAGTGGGAGCCTGCGCCCTGGCCGATGTCGAACACCTGCACGCAGCGAGAGTGGTTGAGGTACGCCCCGAGGCGCGCCTCGTCCAAGAACATGTTGATGAACTCGCGGTTCGCGCTGAGCTTCGGCAGCACGCGCTTGATGGCGACCTTTTTGCGGAAGCCCTCGATGCCCGCGCTCTCTCCGCGGTACACCTCGGCCATGCCGCCCGCGGCGATGAGCTCGACGATCTGGTAGCGCTGGGCTTCGCTCATGAGAGCACAGAGTACGCGATTAGCACTCTTGACGCGATAGCTCGCGAGCGAAAGCGCTCAAGCGGCGCCCCTGCGTGAGCCGCAGCTTTTCCGCTCGAGACAGGCGCTTCACGGCGTGCTCCAGCCGCAGCGCTTCCCCCTTGGACCGGCAGCGGCGCGTAGCGCACACCGTGAGCGGGCCTCGGCCGCGAGTGTAGCGGGCGCCCTTGCCGGCGTTGTGGAGGGCGATGCGCTCTTTTACGTCCACCGCGACGCCAGTGTATAGCGTGTCGTCGCTGCAGCGGGCTATGTAGACGAACCAATAGTCCATCACGGGGCGCAGCAGCGGAATCCGTAGATGTCGTTCTTGGTGTCGCGATCGTTCGCGTTCGGGTTTTCGCAGGTGAGGTCCGTCTCGCCGTTGAACCAGTACGAGCCTCCGCGCACTCGGCACTGGTCTTGAGCGCCGCTGTCGGTCTGGCAGGAGTCTTCCCACTCCCACACGTTGCCGCTCATGTCGAAGATGCCCGGGGTGCCACCCTCGCAGCCCTCGAGCTCTCCCGCGTCCAGTGCATGCCCCGCCGCGTAGTCCACGCCGTTGCAGGTCGCGGGTGCGTACACGTTGCCGTACGGGTACTTCTTGAACCCGCTCGAAGAGCACGCCCCCATCCACTGGCTCTTGAACGGATCGCTCACGTCCGCGTAAGCGTTCGCTCCTCCACCGATCTTGCCGCACAGGCGCTTGCCGGCCCACAGGCAGTAGGCGTAGGCATCGCACCAATCCACGTACACCACGGGTCGGTTCGGCTGCGCTGCATTCGGCCAGCTGGAGCTGGGCACGAAGCTCGAGTTGAAGGCACAGGCGGCGGGTTGGCCGGACGTTTCGGGACTCTGGTCGAGGAACTCGGCGTACTGCGCGTTGGTGACCTCGGTGCTGTCGATGCAGTAGCCGCCCACGCTGACCATCGTGGGACCCTTGCCGCTCGGGCAGGGCGTCGACCCGCCGGCCCCGCCGGCCTCCGCCCCCGCACTACCGCCGGCATCGGCGCCGGCACTGCCGCCTCCGGCGTCCACCCCCGCGCTCCCTCCGGCGCCGGCGACACCTCCGGTCCCGGCATCCACGCCTACCGCGCCTGCTCCGCCGAGACCACCGGTGCCCTTTCCGGTGTCGTCGTCCGTCGCTGCACAGCCCAGCACAAGCAGAGCCGAGAACGTGAAGAGCGCGCTTCGCATGGCGCGGGGATTAGAGCACATGACGCCCGTGGGTTGCTCGTGCCCCCACCGGCCCCGTAGCTTTTGGCATTCTCCAACCCCCGGTGGTGACGCGGTGTACCAAATCGTCCGGCACGAGCAGTTCTCCGATTCCACGTTCCTGTGGGAAGTGTTCGCGCCGGACGTTGCGCGCGCTGCCCAGCCTGGCCAGTTCGTGATGCTGCGGCTGCACGAAGGTGGGGAGCGTATCCCGCTGACCATCGCGGATTTCGATCGGGGGCGCGGCACCATCACCATGGTGATCCAGGCGCTGGGCCGCTCCACGCACGAGATGCTGGACAAGTATCGGCAGGGCAGCTGGTTTCTGGACTTCGTCGGACCGCTGGGTATCGCCAGTCACGTCGGTGAGCCGGGGCACGTGGTGCTCGTGGGCGGCGGCTTGGGCGTCGCGCCCATCTTTCCGCAGGCGCGAGCCTTCAAGGAGGCGGGCTACCGCGTCACTTCCATCATCGGCTTCCGCAGCCAGCCGCTGGTGTTCTGGGAACAGCGCTTCCGTGAGATCAGCGACGAGGTCATCGTGTGCACGGACGACGGCAGCTACGGGCGCCCGGGCTTCGTGACGGAGGCTCTGGCCGAGGTGATCACGCGTGATCCGGCGCCCGATCAGGTCATTGCCATTGGTCCGTTGCCGATGATGCGGGCCTGCGCCGACGTGACGCGCCCCGCCGGAGTCCACACCGTGGTGAGCCTGAACGCCATCATGGTCGATGGCACCGGCATGTGTGGCTCCTGCCGTGTGACCGTCGGTGGGGACATCCGTTTCGCCTGTGTGGATGGACCGGACTTCGACGCCCACGCCGTGGATTTCGACGAGCTCATGGTGCGTCAGCGTCGTTTCAAGTCCCAAGAGACGCGCGCTCAAACGGACTACGACCACGTCTGCAACCTGGAGCTCCAGCTGTTCCAAGAAGGCAAACGGAACTACAAGAAGATCAAGGCGATCCCGGCGACGGCGACGCCCATGCCCACGCGCGACGCCCTGGAGCGCTCGCAGTCTTTTGCGGAGGTGAACCTGGGTTACGGTCAAGACGACGCGCTGCTAGAGGCCGAGCGCTGCATCCAGTGCGTACGCCCCACCTGCGTCGCCGGCTGTCCCGTCGGGATCGACATTCCCCGCTTCATCCGCCACGTCTTGGTGCGAGACCTTCCCGGCGCGCTCTCGGTGATCCACGAGAGCAACCTGTTTCCGTCCATCTGCGGTCGCGTGTGCCCGCAGGAGAGCCAGTGTGAGGCGCAGTGCATCCTGCACAAGAAGATGGAGCCCGTCGCGATTGGTCGCCTCGAGCGCTTCGTGGGGGATCACGCGCCCGAGCCCATCCCGGAGCCGGTGGCGAGAAACTCCGCGCTCGGAAAGGTTGCCATCGTGGGCTCCGGACCTTCTGGGTTGGCCTGCGCGGGGGATCTCGCGCGCCAGGGCATCGAGGTGGTGGTGTACGAAGCGCTGCACGTCGTTGGCGGAGTGCTGCGCTACGGCATTCCGAGCTTTCGCCTACCGCGGGAATCGATCCAGAAGGAGATCCGCTCCCTCGAGCAGCTGGGGGTTCGCTTCGAGGTGAACAAGGTCGTGGGTAAGACCTTCACCTTGGAACAGCTCCTGGGCGAGATGGGCTTTTCGGCGGTGTTCGTCGGAACGGGCGCTGGCTATCCGATGTTCCTCGGCTTGCCGGGGGAGTCCGCGGGGCAGGTGCTGAGCGCGA
This portion of the Polyangiaceae bacterium genome encodes:
- a CDS encoding serine/threonine protein kinase; translated protein: MSEAQRYQIVELIAAGGMAEVYRGESAGIEGFRKKVAIKRVLPKLSANREFINMFLDEARLGAYLNHSRCVQVFDIGQGAGSHFIVMEYVDGADLKDVLEFLNQRGERMHVEVACRIALDVAEGLAYAHQACDNSGRPLEIVHRDISPHNVLITRFGEVKLVDFGLAKASSHLTAEDEDIVKGKFGYLAPEVTLGQKADRRVDIFAAGILLWEMLAGRRLFLGASDVETFKLVREANIPDPRQFRPDISEDVVRVLARALAKDPEQRYRTADEMARDLSVVMQHLPRVAIYLDIAGLVRAAAEERDKKRKAQGKDRAGVIGDLILETLHEFSGADAFDEEPSKLGTPGVEAGGGDFVDPSSWGLDALFEEPAKPAPPPPPQAQAAAAPPPPPKAAPPPPPPRERMQKPPEKKEGPFWRRWFGS
- a CDS encoding GIY-YIG nuclease family protein, whose amino-acid sequence is MDYWFVYIARCSDDTLYTGVAVDVKERIALHNAGKGARYTRGRGPLTVCATRRCRSKGEALRLEHAVKRLSRAEKLRLTQGRRLSAFARELSRQEC
- a CDS encoding mechanosensitive ion channel family protein, yielding MHDEAIAASLGPLTTLADKVSELGNELIASLPRLAAALVAVLVTFFAAKLTARSVKRLLERADKRPSLVGLARQLSYIAVWLVGITVAATIAFPSLTPGQLVGVVGLGSVAIGFAFKDIFENFFAGILILWRFPFEMGDVIECNGITGRVEDVTIRMTLIRALDGELLLVPNSILFKNAVTVLTAEPVRRARVVCGVAYDTDLATAQRVIHGAVSQCASVEGERPLQVFAEALADSSINFDIRWWTSSQPAEFRESQSEVIMAIKSALDEAGIEIPFPQRTLTFPEPLSLRSKTERPREASAQAN
- the gltA gene encoding NADPH-dependent glutamate synthase, which codes for MYQIVRHEQFSDSTFLWEVFAPDVARAAQPGQFVMLRLHEGGERIPLTIADFDRGRGTITMVIQALGRSTHEMLDKYRQGSWFLDFVGPLGIASHVGEPGHVVLVGGGLGVAPIFPQARAFKEAGYRVTSIIGFRSQPLVFWEQRFREISDEVIVCTDDGSYGRPGFVTEALAEVITRDPAPDQVIAIGPLPMMRACADVTRPAGVHTVVSLNAIMVDGTGMCGSCRVTVGGDIRFACVDGPDFDAHAVDFDELMVRQRRFKSQETRAQTDYDHVCNLELQLFQEGKRNYKKIKAIPATATPMPTRDALERSQSFAEVNLGYGQDDALLEAERCIQCVRPTCVAGCPVGIDIPRFIRHVLVRDLPGALSVIHESNLFPSICGRVCPQESQCEAQCILHKKMEPVAIGRLERFVGDHAPEPIPEPVARNSALGKVAIVGSGPSGLACAGDLARQGIEVVVYEALHVVGGVLRYGIPSFRLPRESIQKEIRSLEQLGVRFEVNKVVGKTFTLEQLLGEMGFSAVFVGTGAGYPMFLGLPGESAGQVLSANEFLTRVNLMGGDSFPHRDTPVELGGDVVVIGAGNTAMDCLRVAKRLGAKNVRCVYRRTEAEAPARIEELRHAREEGIEFSFLHGPTEILLDADQNVRAVRCQRMELGEPDDSGRRRPVPVEGEITEFPAQTVIYALGTRANPIVPRSAKDLALNKWGYIEADPVSQATSIPGVFAGGDIVTGGATVILALGAGRRAARHMTAFLRDKQWPPVATDGSQDEHPVGEGKCPRCHGAIEPGDPYVCCAGETIVWQCLDCHKVYEGFAFPYGLCSACGGKLTRELEAGHSDDGTRQAVREAMEVELGGLSFYQRGAETSRDPELKDLFARLAAMEQEHLGLLAARYHIAPLELGAADLGPQTAALYAGFDGPVDGTLELLEVAVKLEQRARDFFAARSAGLTRGSTVWRMYRELEAEEHEHVALLQTELERRRAGLSGLLGVAGPPAM
- a CDS encoding formylglycine-generating enzyme family protein — translated: MRSALFTFSALLVLGCAATDDDTGKGTGGLGGAGAVGVDAGTGGVAGAGGSAGVDAGGGSAGADAGGSAGAEAGGAGGSTPCPSGKGPTMVSVGGYCIDSTEVTNAQYAEFLDQSPETSGQPAACAFNSSFVPSSSWPNAAQPNRPVVYVDWCDAYAYCLWAGKRLCGKIGGGANAYADVSDPFKSQWMGACSSSGFKKYPYGNVYAPATCNGVDYAAGHALDAGELEGCEGGTPGIFDMSGNVWEWEDSCQTDSGAQDQCRVRGGSYWFNGETDLTCENPNANDRDTKNDIYGFRCCAP